One stretch of Zingiber officinale cultivar Zhangliang chromosome 6B, Zo_v1.1, whole genome shotgun sequence DNA includes these proteins:
- the LOC121989576 gene encoding UDP-glycosyltransferase CGT-like, whose amino-acid sequence MTEPQPYADRRRTPHIVFLASSGMGHLNPFLRLAAQLSARDCRVSLLTTHPTVSAAEERHVDAFFAAFPGVRRLDLHLPLLDPSELNCADPFTLRFESIRRSAHLLPRVLADASPPVSAAIVDISVASSYLPAVAEMGIPSYILFISCAAMLALCAYFPTYLATKNTFGVGDIDIPGVWRVPKSSVPVVLHDQNQLFAKQFLENGQALPKANGILVNTLHAWEPEALAALNEGKVTPDMPPVLAIGPLLPVPKMSVEGESVSATLAWLDRQPDRSVVYVSFGNRTGMQAEQIRELGIGLERSGLRFLWVVKSKVVDRAEVEVGLEELLGEEYLAKIKDRGMVVKDWVEQAEILRHRAVGGFLSHCGWNSVVEAALYGVRILGWPMGGDQRVSAAAVARGGLGIWVEGWSWQAEEPIKAEEISERLKDLMAAEGLRASATTMAAAAADVGGTSYQELTHFTESLTL is encoded by the coding sequence ATGACCGAGCCGCAGCCGTACGCCGACCGCCGGCGAACTCCCCATATCGTCTTCCTCGCAAGCTCCGGGATGGGTCACCTCAACCCCTTCCTGCGCCTCGCGGCCCAGCTCTCCGCCCGCGACTGCCGCGTCTCCCTCTTGACCACCCATCCCACGGTCTCTGCCGCGGAGGAACGCCACGTCGACGCTTTCTTCGCCGCGTTCCCCGGCGTCCGCCGCCTCGACCTCCACCTCCCACTGCTCGACCCATCCGAGCTCAACTGCGCCGACCCCTTCACCCTCCGCTTCGAATCCATCCGCCGTTCGGCCCATCTGCTCCCGCGCGTTCTCGCCGACGCCTCGCCGCCAGTTTCCGCCGCAATCGTCGACATCTCGGTGGCGTCCTCCTACCTCCCCGCGGTCGCGGAAATGGGAATCCCCAGCTACATCCTCTTCATCTCCTGCGCCGCGATGCTCGCGCTCTGCGCTTACTTTCCCACCTACCTCGCCACGAAGAACACTTTCGGCGTCGGCGACATTGATATCCCCGGGGTGTGGAGGGTGCCGAAATCCAGCGTCCCCGTGGTGCTGCACGACCAAAACCAGCTCTTCGCGAAGCAATTCCTCGAGAACGGGCAAGCGCTCCCCAAAGCCAACGGCATTTTAGTGAACACCTTGCATGCGTGGGAGCCCGAAGCGCTCGCGGCGCTCAATGAGGGGAAAGTGACCCCCGATATGCCCCCGGTGTTGGCGATCGGGCCGCTCCTACCGGTACCGAAGATGAGCGTGGAAGGGGAGTCCGTCTCGGCGACGCTCGCTTGGCTGGATCGGCAGCCGGACAGATCGGTGGTGTACGTGAGCTTTGGGAACCGGACGGGGATGCAGGCGGAGCAAATAAGGGAGTTAGGGATCGGGTTGGAGAGGAGCGGGTTGAGATTCCTGTGGGTGGTGAAGAGCAAGGTGGTGGATCGGGCGGAAGTGGAGGTGGGATTGGAGGAGCTACTGGGGGAGGAATACCTGGCTAAGATCAAGGACAGGGGAATGGTGGTGAAGGATTGGGTAGAGCAGGCGGAGATACTGCGGCACCGGGCGGTGGGAGGCTTCTTGAGCCACTGCGGCTGGAACTCAGTGGTTGAGGCGGCACTGTACGGAGTGAGGATCCTGGGGTGGCCAATGGGCGGCGACCAGAGGGTGAGCGCAGCGGCGGTGGCGCGGGGCGGATTGGGGATTTGGGTGGAAGGGTGGAGCTGGCAGGCAGAAGAGCCCATAAAGGCCGAGGAGATAAGCGAGCGGTTGAAGGATCTGATGGCCGCGGAGGGGCTGAGGGCGTCGGCCACGACGATGGCAGCCGCGGCGGCAGACGTCGGAGGAACCTCCTACCAAGAGCTAACGCACTTCACCGAGAGCTTAACGCTTTGA